One Salvia splendens isolate huo1 chromosome 12, SspV2, whole genome shotgun sequence genomic window carries:
- the LOC121757575 gene encoding uncharacterized protein LOC121757575 — protein MGGRGNGNMGHHGWNGRHGRYRNYEEEMEPRYDDPTKSIKHTFPEFHGKFNPEAYLEWESQMSKIFSLHNFSEGDKVKVAIAEFRGNADTWWNDTMRRRRMVRGGEVGSWAELCELMRTTFVPKSYFLRLRGEFQDLKQGTKSVMEYYYELLSLMSKVGVEEREEATQDRFIHGLNINLKHKVQVEALRGISLDEVIGFADTFERQSKELVSSRAKWASSQTGGTGTSKWSAPGKKVENMANPNTQGRPIAKALPGTQPIKAIAPMEDKKVQCFKCKGYGHYARECPNQRVMVIGQDGSVYSEEDEEDGEGVGTKEVSPDTDIAFSSGEEEDTPLRAMVVLRMLNVQPNLEEHKEQRCNIFHMKWDSGELRVKAQCKVPLKIGEVEEEILCDIIPMTACHVLLGRPWEFDRRAYKNGFTNEYFYMLNGLKVRLKPLLPSAVFEASQHLQKERERDREKG, from the exons ATGGGCGGAAGAGGGAATGGAAACATGGGGCACCATGGGTGGAATGGTAGGCATGGAAGATATAGAAACTATGAGGAGGAGATGGAGCCGCGGTATGATGATCCCACCAAGTCTATCAAGCACACATTTCCCGAGTTCCACGGCAAGTTTAATCCCGAGGCCTACTTGGAATGGGAGTCACAAATGAGCAAAATTTTCTCACTCCATAACTTTTCGGAAGGTGATAAGGTGAAGGTGGCAATAGCCGAGTTTCGTGGCAATGCGGATACATGGTGGAATGAtacgatgaggaggagaaggatggtTAGGGGAGGGGAAGTGGGTTCGTGGGCGGAGTTGTGTGAGCTCATGAGGACTACCTTTGTACCAAAGTCCTATTTCCTCCGACTTCGAGGGGAGTTTCAAGATTTGAAGCAAGGGACGAAGAGcgtaatggagtactactatgaaCTCTTATCATTGATGAGCAAGGTAGGGGTGGAGGAGCGAGAAGAGGCGACTCAAGATCGATTTATCCATGGCCTTAACATCAACTTGAAGCACAAGGTGCAAGTGGAGGCATTGAGGGGAATTTCCTTAGATGAGGTGATTGGGTTTGCCGACACTTTTGAGAGGCAAAGTAAGGAGTTGGTTTCTAGCCGGGCTAAATGGGCGTCTAGCCAAACCGGAGGGACGGGGACTAGCAAGTGGAGTGCTCCCGGCAAGAAGGTGGAAAACATGGCCAATCCAAACACGCAAGGGAGGCCGATCGCGAAGGCTTTACCGGGTACTCAACCTATTAAAGCTATAGCCCCTATGGAAGACAAGAAGGTTCAATGTTTCAAGTGCAAGGGGTATGGCCATTATGCACGCGAGTGCCCAAACCAACGGGTAATGGTTATCGGGCAAGATGGTAGCGTGTatagtgaggaagatgaagaagatggggAGGGTGTGGGCACTAAAGAAGTGAGCCCGGACACCGACATAGCTTTTTCTAGTGGCGAAGAAGAAGATACACCCTTAAGGGCTATGGTTGTACTCCGAATGCTCAATGTACAACCCAACCTTGAGGAGCATAAGGAGCAAAGGTGCAACATCTTTCATATGAAGT GGGACTCCGGAGAGTTGAGGGTGAAGGCTCAATGTAAAGTTCcattgaagattggagaagttGAGGAAGAAATCCTATGTGATATCATTCCTATGACGGCATGTCATGTTTTGCTAGGGAGGCCATGGGAGTTTGATAGAAGGGCCTACAAAAATGGCTTCACGAATGAGTATTTCTACATGCTCAACGGGTTGAAGGTTCGTTTGAAGCCATTGCTACCTAGTGCCGTGTTTGAGGCTAGCCAACATctacaaaaggaaagagagagagatagggaaaAAGGCTAG